A stretch of DNA from Mucilaginibacter daejeonensis:
AAAGCGGTAAAAGCTCAATACTTTTTCGAAGATTACTTCAATTGTGGCATGCAGGAAGGTGACCTTTCGGGTGCGTCTACCATTACGGTGCTGGGTAACAAAGGCAAAGATGTGTCCTTGTTCCAGGTTGGGGCCGAGGAGGATGTAAGGCACGAGCTTGATCAGTTGAAGCATATTTACGATATCATCATTATCGAAGCACCGGCATTGAACGCCCTCAACCGCTCTAAAGAGTGGGTGAAGATATCAGATAAAGTGTTGACCGTGCTTAAAGCCGGCCAGGCACTTAAGGAGAATAAAAAAGTACACATCAACTACCTGAAAGGCCTCAATGGCAAATTCATGGGTTGGGTGTTAAATGAGGTAGATAAAGGTAACTTACCGGCAACCGAGCAGCAGGCGTAAACTACATTCATGAACTAACGGATATGACAGTGTTGAATGTGATATGGATAGTGTTTCAGGTATTGATCGGCTACAACCTGGTGCTGCCTATCTTTTTGTATCTGCTCTACAGCATCAAGAAAAAGCCGCAGTTAACACCTCTCGAACCTGCTGAGGCCGATTACGCTATTATTGTGACCGCGTACGAATGGGTTGGCTCTATCCCCGAGGTGGTCAACTCCTTACTGGCGCTTGATCACAGCAACTACCTGATCTATGTGGTGGCCGATAAGTGCGACATCAGTGGTTTGCACTTCGACGATGAACGGGTGATCATTCTACGCCCTGAGGAGACGCTTGCCGGCAACGTGCGCTCGCACTTTTATGCCATACAACGCTTTAAACGCCCACATGAACGCCTGACCATCATTGATAGCGATAACATGGTCGATCCATCATACCTGACCGAGCTCGATAAAATGTTCGCTCAAGGTTTTAAGGCAGTACAAGGTATCCGTGAGGCCAAGAATTTAGATACCACCTATGCCTGTCTGGATGGTGCACGTGATATATACTATCATTTTTACGATGGCAAGGTCCTGTTCGGTGTAGGGTCATCGGCCACGTTGGCCGGCTCGGGTATGGCTTTCACCACCGCGCTGTACCGCCAATGCCTGGAAGGACGTGATGTAAGCGGCGCCGGTTTTGATAAGGTGTTACAGGCCGCCATCCTCAATCAAGACAAACGCATAGCTTTCGCCGAGAAAGCGGTAGTTTATGATGAAAAGACAACGCACTCTGAGCAGTTGGTGAAACAACGTGCGCGCTGGATCAATACCTGGTTCAAGTACTTTAAATACGGTTTTACATTAGTGGGCCGCTCGGTCGGTAATTTTAGCCTCAACCAGTTCCTGTTCGGGCTGATCTTATTGAGGCCACCACTTTTTATCTTTTTGATACTGGCCGTATTTTGCATGCTGGCCAATGTGTTCATTAATGCATGGGGTGTGGTATTATGGCTGGCCGGTTTTGTATTATTTGTGTTGGGCTTTTACCTGGCACTGGCCAAGTCGCCTACCGATGCCAGGATATGGCGCTCATTGGTCAATATTCCAAAATTCATTTATTTCCAGGTGCTGTCGTTGTTGAAGGTTCGTAAGGCCAATCAGCACTCGGTAGCCACACGCGGCTCGGCCGACCCGGTTCCCCCTAATAACAACAACGAAAGATAAGCAGTGAGAACTGATCCTACAGCAAAAGCCCTTCGTGATAATAAGGTAGACCCTGAGGTTCAGGAGCGCATTAACAACGTGACCCGTATCGTGGCCATTGTAGTGGCGTTTCTGAGCACCTTCTTTCTATTCGTTAAGATACTATTTTTGTAAACGATACCACGCAGCAGTTCACACGTATACATGAACGACCTACAAGCGATCATACCCGGCAGTAAACCGAGCGGCGGCCTCAGGCAGCGTATGGTGCGCTTTTTCTTAATCCAAAAGTTGCGTTCACCTGCGGGTATAGCCATCTTACTGGCCGCTGCTGCCATCATAGCAGTAGGTACGGTGAGGTCGGGGGCGGCGTTCGGGGCCTTAATGCTGGTGGGTTTGGGTGTGTTACCGTTGATGAACATCATTGTCAACTATCCTAAGTTCGGTATCATCTTACAACTCATCATGGCCTACTTCCTGTTCATGCTGGGCAGGTGGGGCGTACCCGGACCGATCGGTACCATCATGGATGGAATACAAGCTTTATTGCTATTAGGCCTGATCATCAAGGTAAAGGAGGACGATAATAATTGGAGCTATTTTAAAAGCCCGATAACTACCGTACTGCTGATCTGGTTAGGCTATAACATTCTGGAGTTCGGTAACCCAACCGCCGAATCACGTTTGGCCTGGGTGTATACCATACGTACGGTGGCCATCGTGTTGTTAGGATACTTCGTGCATTTCTACAATATCCGCTCGGTCAGCTACATCAGGCTTATCTTCAAGCTATGGCTGCTCATGAGCCTTATAGCGGCACTATATGCCTACAAGCAGGAGTACATCGGTTTCTCTGATGCTGAGGAGGCTTATCTGCACTCTGACCCCAACATCGCCTCGTTGCTGTTCATTGCTGGGCACTGGCGTAAGTTCTCTACCTTTTCAGATCCGGTGTCATTCTCGTACAACATGGTGATGCCTACCATTTTGTGTATATGCGTAATAGCGGGCAAGTTCAAAACCTGGAAAAAGATCGTTTTGGTGGTATGTGCCTTTTTGTACATGAGTTCAATGCTGTTCTCAGGTACTCGTGGTGCTAACGTACTATTGCCTGCTGCGCTGTTGTTGTTCGCGATACTAAATTATAGCCAGCGTGTGCTGATCTTCACTTGCGTGGCTGCAGTATTTTTATTGGTGCTGATCAACATCCCCACAGGTAACGCCAACATTCAACGGTTCCAAACGGCTTTCAGGCCAAATAATGACGACTCATACAACCTGCGTAAGCAGAACCAAAAACGGATACAGCCTTACATCCTTACGCACCCTATGGGAGGCGGTTTAGGTGCCACGGGCGACTGGGGTAAAAAGTTCGCTCCGGGATCTTTCCTGGCCCACTTCCCGCCTGATAGTGGTTACATACGCGTAGCGGTTGAGGAAGGCTTTATCGGGTTGTTCCTGTTCTGTTTCATGATGTTCACCATCATTAAAAAGGGGATCAACAACTATTACCAAATGCGCGACCCCGAACTCAAGACCTATTGTTTGGCCATGACGCTGGTGGTTTTTGCGTATAATATCGCTAACTTTCCGCAGGAGGCACTGGTGCAATATCCGTCCAACGTGTTCTTTTACCTCGAGGTTGCCCTGATCGAGATCACATTCAGGTTAGATCAGGCCAAACAAAAGGAGCAGGCTGCCCAAAATACCTTAAAAGCAATACCCGTATAACCTACTTATATGAGCAACGCGATCATCCAAAATAA
This window harbors:
- a CDS encoding glycosyltransferase; the protein is MTVLNVIWIVFQVLIGYNLVLPIFLYLLYSIKKKPQLTPLEPAEADYAIIVTAYEWVGSIPEVVNSLLALDHSNYLIYVVADKCDISGLHFDDERVIILRPEETLAGNVRSHFYAIQRFKRPHERLTIIDSDNMVDPSYLTELDKMFAQGFKAVQGIREAKNLDTTYACLDGARDIYYHFYDGKVLFGVGSSATLAGSGMAFTTALYRQCLEGRDVSGAGFDKVLQAAILNQDKRIAFAEKAVVYDEKTTHSEQLVKQRARWINTWFKYFKYGFTLVGRSVGNFSLNQFLFGLILLRPPLFIFLILAVFCMLANVFINAWGVVLWLAGFVLFVLGFYLALAKSPTDARIWRSLVNIPKFIYFQVLSLLKVRKANQHSVATRGSADPVPPNNNNER
- a CDS encoding O-antigen ligase family protein encodes the protein MNDLQAIIPGSKPSGGLRQRMVRFFLIQKLRSPAGIAILLAAAAIIAVGTVRSGAAFGALMLVGLGVLPLMNIIVNYPKFGIILQLIMAYFLFMLGRWGVPGPIGTIMDGIQALLLLGLIIKVKEDDNNWSYFKSPITTVLLIWLGYNILEFGNPTAESRLAWVYTIRTVAIVLLGYFVHFYNIRSVSYIRLIFKLWLLMSLIAALYAYKQEYIGFSDAEEAYLHSDPNIASLLFIAGHWRKFSTFSDPVSFSYNMVMPTILCICVIAGKFKTWKKIVLVVCAFLYMSSMLFSGTRGANVLLPAALLLFAILNYSQRVLIFTCVAAVFLLVLINIPTGNANIQRFQTAFRPNNDDSYNLRKQNQKRIQPYILTHPMGGGLGATGDWGKKFAPGSFLAHFPPDSGYIRVAVEEGFIGLFLFCFMMFTIIKKGINNYYQMRDPELKTYCLAMTLVVFAYNIANFPQEALVQYPSNVFFYLEVALIEITFRLDQAKQKEQAAQNTLKAIPV